The Deltaproteobacteria bacterium region GGCGGTCGAGCTCCGCCTGGGCGAAAAAAGCCGCCGCCTTGCGCAATATCTCGTTCGCCCGACGAAGCTCTCGGTTCTCCCACTCCAGCGCCTTGAGCCGCTCACCCGCTTCGCTCTTGAGCCCCGGCCGAAGACCCACTTCGCCCTCCGCACGGCGCACCCACTTGCGCAACGTCTCCGCCAGCCAAGCTTCGACGCCACCGAAACCATCGCCGCCCACTGCGAACCGTGTCCCGCCTGATGCTCGAACACCATTCGTACCGCTCTCTCCCGAACCTCCGGGGAGTACCTTGTCGACTTGTTCATCACTCCATCCTCTCAAAGAATAGAGTCTCCGGTAAACCCGGGGCGGTTCAGTCGACGCATCGCAGTGACGTTTGGCTTGGTTGAGACCCCTTCCGGCGACCGTGCGGTTAACAGAGTCCGACGCGAACTCTTTCCTTCTATCAGTGTTCTCCTTGAGGCATAGGGCCGAGTAGTGTGCCTGTTTGCAAGCTACGAGGTGTCGACCTGGACGTTGCGCTCTTCCGGGAACGTCCGGCCTGTATTGTATAGGGCGAGTATAGCCCTCCATCGGTCGTGCGGCGGACGTGATCGAGCAGCTTGCCGCGGTCATAGTCGTAGTCGGCCCTGTCGTCAGAGTACTTCGCGCAAGCTTTGCTTGGCGTGAGTTCCGGAGCTACCGTGAGATGCATCCAAGTTTCCGATCAGGCCGCCGGTTCAAGCATAATAGCGAGAACTGTCGAGATCAGGATGCGGATCATCTTCATCCGTCTACTCCCTTACGATGGATGCACTGGTGCCGCCGACGTCCACGCCGACCATGTATCGACCTCGGGAGTCACTCATAACTATTTGATATATTTGTTGTTTATAGGGATCGTGAACTATGGATTGCTAAACGGCTCGATCCTTGGCGTAAGCATACTGTAAGCGGATTCATTCCAGTTTGTGCGCGTCCCAGCGCGGCTCTGTCGCAAGATTCCGACGCCTCTTCGCCTCACCACGCCTTCATGCTCCAGAGACACACCTGGACGATTTCTCCATCTTTATACCCTCGTTTGTCGTAGACCCAGCCGTGTGCCACAATCCAAAGAACCGGCGTACCCGCTCACAGCAAGGATATCCAGCACGAACTTCCAACCCCCGCTACACCGTTGCGACCGGCATCCAAAGGCCGCCACGGAACACGCCGCTCGCCTCGTCGCGCGTCGCGCGCAACAGCGCCTCCGCAAATTCCACGGCGCCCACTTTGTCCATGTCGTCGGTTGACCGGGGAGGAACGATACAGTTCGGGCATCCAGCTCCGCATGCACAGGCCAACGCTATCTTCACGCCTACTCCCAGAACCTCCCGCCAACTCTCAAGGACCTTCTTGGCAATGCCTATGCCACCTGGATAGCTCTCCACGACGTAGGCCTTCTGTTCCTTCGGAACCGCGTGGGAGAATATATCGTGTGCGTCGAGCGGCACCGAAAACAACGCACCCACCCGAAGCAACTGCTGGAATGCGTTGATGGCGGCTGCTGACACGTCTGTTGGTCGTTGCTCTTGCACCCAGAATGCATGCGCGTTCTTGAACTGCGCGGAATTGCTCTGCGGCGTCCACTGATCCAGAACATCTCCTGTTCGTTCGTTCAGTTCCTGCACCGAGTTGAGCGATTCGGTGATCAGCACCTTGCCGTAGAACGCATTCACCTCCGTTCCCTCCCCAACCCATCGCCGTCCGGCGAAAATGTCCTGTTCCGACACAAACGTGAATGTCGACGCGTGCGTCCGTAGCCAAGGGTCGGCTGACTCTAGCACAATCTCGCCGCCGCCGCCCTTCAACGCCACCTCCTTCACGCGGTAACTACGCCCTCCATGCATGTAGATAGCTCGCTGGTATGCTTCGCGGAACTGCTGGTGCGCGGAAAGCGTACCGATCTCCCGGTTGCCCTCCTTGAGGACGAACATGCCGGCGCCGCCTCCCCTGATGTTTAAGCTCGGGTGTGGCCTCCACCTGCCGGACTTGACCGCGGTTACGCCCGAGTCGACCTTGGCTCGTGCCTCGCGCTTCATCGCCGACCCAAGAATGGGGGCATCGTCGGTCAAGACGGGCGTTTCAAACAGCAGCGAGCCGAGGTGCTTCTCGACAAGATCCTCGTTCTCCGCGTTGACAACCAGATTGTCGAGCGGCTTCGTAAGGAACCCCTTCAAATTGGCGGCGTAAAATTGATCAAGCGGGTTGTTGCGCGCGAAGTACAGCACGAATGCTTCCGCGTCCCACGTGCGACCTGCTCGACCGATACGCTGCCAAGCTGACATCATGCTGT contains the following coding sequences:
- a CDS encoding DEAD/DEAH box helicase, whose protein sequence is MGDLLNALRKFDALRDGEAGGDLVDQRSLESIAPTYAKDSVIEGLGEELRAGLKERGIARLYQHQSDAIVHALEGAHVVLQAPTASGKTLAFQIPMLESLRQPGAHALMLYPTKALALDQREQLSRLTSVMPGGEIDSWWYDGDTDAEHRTLLRKNPPRILITNPDMLHNSFLGHAEQWSKFLAGLKWVIVDEMHEYRGYFGSNVAMILRRFSYHLASLGVRPQFFMSSATCANAREHAENLTGLKFVEVNASGGMRPQREFVFVRPNIPAFQYWDILQVRTVMAGLACLAEGKSVLAFCPTRKFAEACYPIAMRELQKHTDAGEPLVDPSAVRVFRAGLAVEERHAVQEGLKRGEVKLVFTTNALEMGIDIGGLDGIIMAGFPDSMMSAWQRIGRAGRTWDAEAFVLYFARNNPLDQFYAANLKGFLTKPLDNLVVNAENEDLVEKHLGSLLFETPVLTDDAPILGSAMKREARAKVDSGVTAVKSGRWRPHPSLNIRGGGAGMFVLKEGNREIGTLSAHQQFREAYQRAIYMHGGRSYRVKEVALKGGGGEIVLESADPWLRTHASTFTFVSEQDIFAGRRWVGEGTEVNAFYGKVLITESLNSVQELNERTGDVLDQWTPQSNSAQFKNAHAFWVQEQRPTDVSAAAINAFQQLLRVGALFSVPLDAHDIFSHAVPKEQKAYVVESYPGGIGIAKKVLESWREVLGVGVKIALACACGAGCPNCIVPPRSTDDMDKVGAVEFAEALLRATRDEASGVFRGGLWMPVATV